The proteins below are encoded in one region of Mangifera indica cultivar Alphonso chromosome 7, CATAS_Mindica_2.1, whole genome shotgun sequence:
- the LOC123220741 gene encoding 40S ribosomal protein S15-4 has translation MADVDTEVAVAGQPKKRTFKKFSFRGVDLDALLDMSTDELVKLFTARARRRFQRGLKRKPMALIKKLRKAKREAPPGEKPEPVRTHLRNMIIVPEMIGSIIGVYNGKTFNQVEIKPEMIGHYLAEFSISYKPVKHGRPGIGATHSSRFIPLK, from the exons ATG GCGGATGTCGATACTGAGGTGGCGGTTGCAGGGCAGCCAAAGAAGAGAACGTTTAAGAAGTTCTCCTTCAGGGGTGTGGATTTGGATGCTCTTCTTGACATGTCCACCGACGAGCTTGTCAAGCTCTTCACTGCTCGCGCTCGCAGAAG GTTTCAGAGGGGTTTGAAGAGGAAACCCATGGCTTTGATTAAGAAGCTTCGCAAGGcg AAAAGAGAGGCTCCACCTGGTGAGAAACCAGAGCCAGTTCGCACTCACCTCCGCAACATGATCATTGTGCCAGAAATGATTGGGAGCATTATTGGTGTTTACAATGGCAAGACCTTCAATCAGGTTGAAATCAAGCCAGAAATGATTGGCCATTACCTTGCTGAATTTTCTATTTCATACAAGCCTGTCAAGCACGGTAGACCTGGTATTGGTGCTACCCATTCTTCAAGGTTCATTCCCCTTAAGTGA
- the LOC123220740 gene encoding histone H1-like: MAPVTAKTRKEGTEKAKKAASAPKKLRAHPPYSEMINEAITALKERTGSSQIAIAKFIEEKQKANLPNNFKKLLLVQLKKLVADGKLVKVKNSFKLPPKSSSTNAAASVAKNSTKASVKSSAVEKKPTTASIKAASNKATLSSASSVAKKPKSASTKPAAKKLKTTKAKEVAVKSPVKKVAVAAKAKKPKSIKSPVKKAAAKKGKK; this comes from the exons ATGGCTCCCGTCACCGCGAAGACACGCAAGGAAGGAACTGAAAAGGCAAAGAAAGCGGCATCAGCTCCGAAGAAACTCAGGGCCCATCCTCCTTACTCTGAG ATGATCAACGAGGCGATTACTGCTTTGAAAGAGAGAACCGGCTCGAGCCAGATCGCGATTGCGAAGTTCATCGAAGAGAAACAGAAGGCTAATCTCCCTAACAATTTTAAGAAACTGTTGCTTGTTCAATTGAAGAAACTTGTTGCCGATGGCAAGCTCGTCAAAGTCAAGAACTCCTTTAAGCTCCCGCCTAAGAGTTCTTCTACCAACGCGGCCGCCTCTGTAGCCAAGAATTCGACAAAGGCCTCGGTCAAATCCTCTGCCGTCGAAAAGAAACCGACAACTGCCTCGATCAAAGCCGCCTCAAATAAGGCGACTCTTTCCTCCGCCAGCTCCGTCGCCAAAAAGCCGAAATCTGCCTCCACAAAGCCTGCCGCGAAGAAGTTGAAGACGACCAAAGCAAAAGAAGTGGCGGTGAAGTCGCCAGTGAAGAAGGTGGCAGTTGCGGCAAAGGCGAAGAAGCCGAAGAGCATAAAGTCACCAGTTAAGAAGGCGGCGGCGAAGAAAGGGAAGAAATGA
- the LOC123220738 gene encoding calmodulin calcium-dependent NAD kinase-like, protein MELDGGDDKAIISRILAASFIGAISAAAANHYRRRYEFESEKDQYIIPRLDRTESGRLGNLERFSHYVVRQIGLADADECPQLCKLAYDYLNKTKGCEESIYEFFSNEPGGESLCVKLIEELDRCILSYFAFHWSHASDMISQLLNVESDQKKTKLKNLFMEATRERRFEKVTKDLKVTRVFSTLVREMKAIRGDGESNCTEVMAPVALSERSPVLLFMGGGMGAGKSTVLKDIMKEPFWSVAATNAVVVEADAFKETDVIYRALSSTGHHADMLQTAELVHQSSTDAASSLLVTALNEGRDVIMDGTLSWEPFVEQTIAMARNVHKHKYRMGVGYKVNDDGSITENYWEQLKEDEVQENCVASRKPYRIELVGVVCDAYLAVVRGIRRAIMVRRAVRVNSQLKSHKRFASAFPRYVKLVDHAKLYCTNAIGSPPKLIAWKDGDSDLLVDPNRIKALTTVSNMNDKAESVYELYADPNPIFESGSIWKDVVLSPSRASIQMELRNSIQKIEKY, encoded by the exons ATGGAGCTTG ATGGTGGGGATGACAAGGCAATCATCTCTCGCATCCTTGCTGCTTCTTTCATCGGAGCCATCTCGGCTGCCGCAGCTAATCATTACCGCCGCCGATACGAGTTCGAATCagaaaaagatcaatatatcATTCCACGTCTAGACAGAACAGAATCCGGCCGTCTTGGAAACCTTGAAAGATTTTCGCATTACGTTG TGAGACAAATAGGATTAGCAGATGCAGATGAATGCCCTCAGCTATGCAAATTAGCTTAcgattatttaaacaaaacaaaagggTGTGAAGAGAGCATCTATGAATTTTTCTCTAATGAACCAGGGGGTGAATCTCTTTGTGTGAAGCTGATTGAAGAGCTTGACAGATGCATTCTTAGTTATTTTGCATTTCATTGGAGCCACGCTTCTGATATGATCAGTCAG CTTCTGAACGTTGAATCTGATCAGAAGAAAACAAAGCTGAAGAACTTGTTCATGGAAGCAACTAG GGAACGGAGATTTGAGAAGGTGACTAAAGATTTGAAGGTGACAAGGGTTTTCTCAACGTTGGTACGAGAGATGAAGGCGATTCGAGGCGACGGCGAATCCAATTGCACGGAGGTCATGGCTCCGGTTGCTCTCAGTGAGAGAAGTCCAGTGCTGCTATTTATGGGTGGTGGCATGGGAGCCGGCAAGAGCACTGTCCTCAAAGATATTATGAAAGA GCCATTCTGGTCAGTAGCAGCAACAAACGCAGTGGTGGTAGAGGCAGATGCGTTCAAAGAGACGGATGTTATTTACAGAGCCCTTAGTTCTACAGGGCATCACGCTGACATGCTTCAAACTGCTGAACTG GTGCACCAATCCTCCACGGATGCAGCTTCTTCCCTTTTAGTGACAGCACTTAATGAAGGGAGAGATGTGATTATGGATGGCACACTGTCATGGGAGCCTTTTGTTGAGCAGACCATCGCCATGGCAAGGAACGTTCACAAGCATAAATATCGAATGGGTGTGGGATACAAAGTAAATGACGATGGCAGCATTACTGAAAATTACTGGGAACAACTTAAAGAAGATGAAGTCCAGGAAAATTGTGTTGCTTCCAGGAAACCATACAGAATAGAGTTGGTGGGAGTCGTCTGTGATGCTTACCTGGCTGTTGTTAGAGGCATCAG GAGAGCGATAATGGTAAGAAGAGCTGTGAGGGTGAATTCACAGTTAAAGTCTCACAAGAGGTTTGCAAGTGCGTTTCCAAGATATGTCAAGCTTGTTGACCATGCCAAACTTTACTGCACAAATGCCATAGGCAGCCCACCAAAG CTCATAGCATGGAAAGATGGAGACAGCGATCTTCTAGTTGATCCTAATCGTATCAAAGCTTTGACAACAGTGAGCAACATGAATGACAAAGCAGAGTCCGTATATGAACTCTATGCAGATCCGAACCCCATTTTTGAATCCGGTTCTATTTGGAAAGACGTTGTTTTGTCACCTTCAAGAGCCAGCATTCAAATGGAGTTAAGAAATTCGATCCAGAAAATCGAAAAATATTAA